CGGCGTTTACCGGGCAATCCATCGGCTCATCCGTCACGTTCTATATGGAAACGGACGACCTGGACGGTATTTTCCAGAAGCTTGGCCCATCGGTGGATGTGGTCAAAAAACCTGAAACCACCTGGTATGGAATGCGGGAATTTTATATCCGCGATCTGAACGGCTACATTCTCGGGTTCGGCCAAAGGGCCTGACTGTATGGATCCGCGGGAAAAAGCCAGGGAGCTGATGACCATCCCCGGTGTGGGCAAAACCATCGCCGGGGATTTGCTGGAAATCGGCATACAGCATGTGCGGGACTTAAAGGGCAAAGACCATGAAGAGCTGTATGCCCATATGTGCGCCAGGGCTGGAACCCGTGTGGACCGGTGCATGCTTTACGTCATGCGTTGCGCGGTTTATTACGCCTCGAACACAAAGCATAAACCGGAGTTGTTGAAATGGTGGAACTGGAAGGACCGTTAGCCTGTTTACAGCATTATTATCCGGGATGAGGTGAACAAACAATTACAGGCGCTGGGTGGACTTGTCATGCCGGGCTTGACCCGGCATCAGGACCTCGCGTTTCCGTGGCGGCTTAACTTCGGTTGGATAACGTTGGTTGTAACTGGCTGTCGCGGATGCGCCACTGTCCAAACGGAACAAGCCGGATTTTTGGTAGTGTTTCAGTTTGAAAGTATAGGGGAGATTCTTCACTTACGATCAGAATGACAATATAAAAGCCGTTGATAACATTGTCATCCTGAGCGAAGCGCAAGCGAAGTGAAGGATCTGTCTATTATTTGGGATTCATACTGGGACACCACCGGATTTTTTGAAAGGTCAGCTAATGGATCAAGCCATAAAAGATGAAGTGTGGGCCACCATTCAATACATGAATCGTCTGTGGACAGTAGAAAACAGGCCAGAAGAGCTTGCGAATTACTTCCACGAAAAAATGGTGGCAATAACCGCAACGGATAAACTCCGCGTCGAAGGCCGCGCGGCTTGCGTGGCTGGCTGGAAAGGTTTTGTGGAAGCCGCCAAGATCCATTATTGGAAAGAAATTGATCCCAAAGTGGAATTTTTCGGCGATGGCATTTTCGCCATCGTCACCTATTACTTCGACATGTCTTTCGACATGGGCGGAGCCACTATTAACATGAGCGGGCGCGACATGTTCGCGCTGGTGAAAGAGGATGGCAAATGGTGGGTGGTGGCGGACCAATTCTCGCCGATGCCACACTAAGAGGATTCTTTTATGGGTAGAGGGAGGAAACTAAGAGTTGGATATTAACAACAATGGAAAGGTTGATTAATTTAATAACCTTGTCATTTCTGCCATTCGTCCACTTCCATGTCCAGGTCGCCTTCGTCGTGGATGAATTTGCGAAGCTTGGCGCGCAGGCGCATCACGGCCTTGGTGTGCAACTGCGACACGCGGGACTCGGTGATGCCCAGCACCTCGCCGATTTCCTTCATGGTCAGCTCTTCGTAATAATACAGCGACACCAGCAGGCGCTCTTTCTCGGGTAGCATGTCTATGCTTTTGGCGATTATCGTGCGCACCTCTTCCAGCCGGGCCAGCGTCTCCGGGTCTGTGGCTTTGGTGCCGGCCAGCACTTCCATGATGTCCCGTTTTTCGCCGTCTTTGTCCACCCCG
This DNA window, taken from Nitrospinota bacterium, encodes the following:
- a CDS encoding pathogenicity locus, with the translated sequence MDPREKARELMTIPGVGKTIAGDLLEIGIQHVRDLKGKDHEELYAHMCARAGTRVDRCMLYVMRCAVYYASNTKHKPELLKWWNWKDR
- a CDS encoding nuclear transport factor 2 family protein — its product is MDQAIKDEVWATIQYMNRLWTVENRPEELANYFHEKMVAITATDKLRVEGRAACVAGWKGFVEAAKIHYWKEIDPKVEFFGDGIFAIVTYYFDMSFDMGGATINMSGRDMFALVKEDGKWWVVADQFSPMPH